One genomic segment of Streptomyces liangshanensis includes these proteins:
- a CDS encoding tripartite tricarboxylate transporter TctB family protein, with amino-acid sequence MREHSEIGVGALLLALGILVLTDALTMDVEITQRGPVGPKTVPIVVGIGLVVVAVLLTLDVLRGGRGEAEGGEDIDLSEPADWRTVLLLAGVFLGNAVLIGPLGFPISGALLFWGSAYALGSRHPDRDPLIAAGLSLVTYFVFDNLLGVPLPGGPLMGVL; translated from the coding sequence CTGCGCGAACACTCCGAGATCGGCGTCGGCGCCCTGCTGCTCGCCCTCGGGATCCTCGTCCTCACCGACGCCCTCACCATGGACGTCGAGATCACCCAGCGCGGCCCCGTCGGCCCCAAGACCGTCCCGATCGTGGTCGGCATCGGCCTGGTCGTCGTCGCGGTCCTCCTCACCCTCGACGTCCTGCGCGGCGGCCGGGGCGAGGCCGAGGGCGGCGAGGACATCGACCTGAGCGAACCGGCCGACTGGCGCACGGTCCTGCTCCTCGCCGGGGTCTTCCTCGGCAACGCCGTCCTCATCGGCCCCCTCGGCTTCCCGATCTCCGGCGCCCTGCTCTTCTGGGGCTCCGCGTACGCGCTCGGCAGCCGTCACCCCGACCGCGACCCGCTGATCGCCGCGGGCCTCTCCCTCGTCACCTACTTCGTCTTCGACAACCTGCTCGGTGTCCCCCTCCCCGGTGGCCCGCTGATGGGGGTGCTGTAA
- a CDS encoding response regulator, whose amino-acid sequence MKVLVVDDDFMVAKLHSRFVSAMDGFTVVGVAHNGADALRAADALRPDVVLLDIYLPDMDGIGVLRELRAAEERDAGRAVADALFITAARDAGVIRAALRTGALHYLIKPFNQTALQEQLRHVAALRTRLAGLGEARQEDVDQLFGTRPPGSRELPKGLAAHTADLVERTLRAYPEGLSATECADAGALSRVSARRYLEYFADTGRARVTLKYGGTGRPERRYRWIG is encoded by the coding sequence ATGAAAGTGCTGGTGGTGGACGACGACTTCATGGTCGCGAAGCTGCACAGCCGTTTTGTGTCGGCGATGGACGGCTTCACGGTCGTCGGGGTGGCGCACAACGGCGCCGACGCGCTGCGCGCCGCCGACGCGCTGCGCCCCGACGTGGTCCTGCTCGACATCTACCTGCCGGACATGGACGGGATCGGCGTGCTGCGCGAGCTGCGGGCGGCGGAGGAGCGGGACGCGGGGCGGGCCGTGGCGGACGCGCTGTTCATCACGGCGGCCAGGGACGCGGGGGTGATCAGGGCGGCGCTGCGGACGGGTGCGCTGCACTATCTGATCAAGCCGTTCAACCAGACCGCGCTCCAGGAGCAGTTGCGGCACGTCGCGGCGCTGCGGACGCGGCTGGCGGGGCTGGGCGAGGCGCGCCAGGAGGACGTGGACCAGCTCTTCGGTACCCGGCCGCCGGGGAGCAGGGAGCTGCCGAAGGGGCTGGCCGCCCATACGGCGGACCTGGTGGAGCGTACGTTGCGGGCGTACCCGGAGGGCCTGTCGGCGACGGAGTGCGCGGACGCGGGCGCGCTGTCCCGGGTGAGCGCCCGGCGCTACCTGGAGTACTTCGCGGACACGGGGCGGGCGCGGGTGACGCTCAAGTACGGCGGGACGGGGCGTCCGGAGCGGCGTTACCGGTGGATCGGCTGA
- a CDS encoding tripartite tricarboxylate transporter permease — protein sequence MDSLNSLMDGFGTALTPMNLLWAAIGVLLGTAIGVLPGIGPAMAVALLLPVTYGLEPTGAFIMFAGIYYGAMFGGSTTSILLNTPGESAAVVAAIEGNPMAKAGRGAQALAAAAGGHFAGGMIGTILLVVLAPTVASLAVDIGAPDYFAIMVLAFIAVTSVLGSSRIRGLASLLIGLTLGLVGLDQMTGQQRLTFGSLQLADGIDVVIVAVGLFAIGEALWVAAHLRRSSGEAIPVGRPWLGKEDVRRTWKPWLRGPLIGFPFGAIPAGGAEIPTFLSYVTEKRLSKHKDQFGKGAIEGVAGPESAASASAAGTLVSMLTLGLPTTAVAAVMLAAFQQYGIQPGPLLFEREPDLVWGLIASLFVGMVLLLALNLPLAPVWAKLLRIPRPYLYAGILFFAAVGAYAVGGEALDLVILLIIGLIGFGMRRYGLPVLPAVIGVILGPAAEQQLRRALQISDGSVSGLVNTPFSVTVYAVVALLLVWPAVSKLIARGRGRGESTP from the coding sequence ATGGACTCCCTCAACTCCCTGATGGACGGGTTCGGTACGGCTCTCACGCCGATGAACCTGCTCTGGGCCGCGATCGGCGTGCTCCTCGGCACGGCCATCGGCGTCCTGCCCGGCATCGGCCCGGCCATGGCCGTCGCCCTGCTGCTCCCCGTCACCTACGGCCTCGAACCCACCGGCGCCTTCATCATGTTCGCCGGGATCTACTACGGCGCGATGTTCGGCGGCTCCACCACCTCGATCCTCCTCAACACCCCCGGGGAGAGCGCGGCGGTCGTCGCCGCGATCGAGGGCAACCCGATGGCCAAGGCCGGACGCGGCGCGCAGGCGCTCGCCGCCGCCGCGGGCGGGCACTTCGCCGGCGGCATGATCGGCACGATCCTGCTCGTCGTCCTCGCCCCGACCGTCGCCTCCCTCGCGGTGGACATCGGCGCCCCCGACTACTTCGCGATCATGGTGCTGGCGTTCATCGCCGTCACGTCCGTCCTCGGCTCGTCCCGCATCCGCGGCCTCGCCTCGCTGCTCATCGGCCTCACCCTCGGCCTGGTCGGCCTGGACCAGATGACCGGACAGCAGCGCCTCACCTTCGGCTCGCTCCAACTCGCCGACGGCATCGACGTGGTGATCGTCGCGGTCGGCCTCTTCGCGATCGGCGAGGCCCTGTGGGTCGCCGCCCACCTGCGCCGCTCCTCGGGCGAGGCGATCCCGGTCGGCCGCCCCTGGCTCGGCAAGGAGGACGTGCGGCGCACCTGGAAGCCCTGGCTGCGCGGGCCGCTCATCGGCTTCCCGTTCGGCGCGATCCCGGCCGGCGGCGCCGAGATCCCGACCTTCCTCTCGTACGTCACCGAGAAGCGGCTCTCGAAGCACAAGGACCAGTTCGGCAAGGGCGCCATCGAGGGAGTCGCGGGCCCCGAGTCGGCCGCCTCGGCCTCCGCCGCCGGGACGCTCGTCTCCATGCTCACCCTCGGCCTGCCCACCACGGCCGTCGCCGCCGTGATGCTCGCCGCCTTCCAGCAGTACGGCATCCAGCCCGGCCCGCTCCTCTTCGAACGCGAACCCGACCTGGTCTGGGGCCTGATCGCCTCCCTCTTCGTCGGCATGGTGCTGCTGCTCGCGCTCAACCTGCCGCTCGCGCCGGTCTGGGCGAAGCTGCTGCGCATCCCGCGGCCCTACCTCTACGCGGGGATCCTCTTCTTCGCGGCCGTCGGCGCCTACGCGGTCGGCGGGGAGGCCCTGGACCTGGTGATCCTGCTGATCATCGGTCTGATCGGGTTCGGGATGCGGCGGTACGGGCTGCCCGTGTTGCCGGCCGTCATCGGGGTGATCCTCGGCCCGGCGGCGGAACAACAGCTGCGGCGCGCCCTCCAGATCAGCGACGGGAGTGTGAGCGGCCTCGTCAACACCCCCTTCTCGGTCACCGTGTACGCGGTGGTGGCCCTGTTGCTGGTGTGGCCCGCGGTGAGCAAGCTCATCGCCCGCGGGCGAGGCCGTGGCGAGTCCACGCCATAG
- a CDS encoding Bug family tripartite tricarboxylate transporter substrate binding protein, whose product MRLRTPLALLGSALLVLVGPPLLSAGSGDDTGTQIPGLRFMVPNTPGGGYDITARTLAKNAEDAGLTHNIEVFNLPGAGGTVGLARLVGEHGNGKLAMSMGLGVVGAVHTNKSPKTLADTTPVARITEESDIVVVGKNSPYRTIADLLTAWKKDPAKVPVGGGSSPGGPDHLAPMLMAKAAGIAPKAVNYVPFDGGGELLASILGDKVSFGVSGLGEYLDQIKAGELRLLAVTGPERIPGLDAPTLREAGLDTDFTNWRGIVAPPGLSDAENAKLVGFVKKLHDSPEWRESLKKNGWDDAFLTGDAFGDFLAAEDRRVDSVLKELGL is encoded by the coding sequence GTGCGACTCCGCACTCCCCTCGCCCTGCTCGGGTCGGCGCTGCTGGTCCTGGTGGGCCCGCCCCTGCTCTCGGCGGGCAGCGGCGACGACACCGGCACGCAGATACCCGGCCTGCGGTTCATGGTCCCCAACACCCCCGGCGGCGGGTACGACATCACGGCGCGCACCCTCGCGAAGAACGCCGAGGACGCCGGGCTCACCCACAACATCGAGGTGTTCAACCTGCCGGGCGCCGGCGGGACCGTGGGCCTCGCCCGGCTCGTCGGGGAGCACGGCAACGGCAAGCTCGCCATGTCCATGGGACTCGGCGTCGTCGGCGCCGTCCACACCAACAAGTCGCCCAAGACGCTCGCCGACACCACCCCGGTCGCCCGGATCACGGAGGAGTCGGACATCGTCGTGGTCGGCAAGAACTCCCCGTACCGCACCATCGCCGACCTGCTCACCGCCTGGAAGAAGGACCCGGCGAAGGTACCGGTCGGCGGCGGGTCCTCGCCCGGCGGGCCCGACCACCTCGCCCCCATGCTGATGGCGAAGGCCGCCGGCATCGCCCCGAAGGCCGTCAACTACGTGCCCTTCGACGGCGGCGGGGAACTGCTCGCCTCCATCCTCGGCGACAAGGTCTCCTTCGGCGTCTCCGGACTCGGCGAGTACCTCGACCAGATCAAGGCCGGGGAGCTGCGGCTCCTCGCCGTCACCGGACCCGAGCGCATCCCCGGCCTGGACGCCCCCACCCTGCGGGAGGCGGGCCTCGACACCGACTTCACCAACTGGCGCGGCATCGTCGCCCCGCCCGGCCTCTCCGACGCGGAGAACGCCAAACTCGTCGGCTTCGTCAAGAAGCTGCACGACTCGCCCGAATGGCGCGAGTCCCTCAAGAAGAACGGCTGGGACGACGCCTTCCTCACCGGCGACGCGTTCGGCGACTTCCTCGCCGCCGAGGACCGCCGCGTGGACTCCGTCCTCAAGGAGCTGGGACTGTGA
- a CDS encoding MFS transporter, which yields MSTITAPHHRAGPREWLGLAVLALPTLLLSIDVSVLHLAVPHVSASLDPSSSQMLWIIDIYGFTIAGFLVTMGTLGDRIGRRKLLVIGAAVFGLASVAAAYATSPATLIAARAALGVAGATLMPSTLALISNMFRDAKQRGVAIAVWVTMFSLGIAIGPVVGGALLEYFWWGSVFLLGVPVMLVLLVAAPLLLPEYRDPEAGRVDLTSVALSLAAILPVVYGIKELAAGNGVPVPVAAIVVGAALGWVFVRRQRTLESPLLDLRLFRNRTFATSLVALFLSMFVAGGTYLFVTQYLQLVAGRSPMSAGLWLLPAAFALIVTSMLAPVATTWLRPSYVVGVGLLVSAAGHLTLSLADSTSGVTQVVTGFLLVYAGGGPLIALGTDLVVGSAPPEQAGSASSLSETSTELGMALGVAVLGSLGTAVYRAELTVPGGVPARAADASEDTLAGAVEHARGLSGDLGPALLAEARDAFTSGLNAIAIVGAVLALGTAVLVAAVIRTPASGGGEAPEPGGDAPSGVPAQAKAQDGSLTS from the coding sequence GTGAGCACGATCACCGCCCCCCACCATCGGGCCGGACCACGCGAGTGGCTCGGTCTGGCCGTGTTGGCCCTGCCGACACTGCTGCTGTCCATCGATGTGAGCGTGCTGCACCTCGCGGTACCCCATGTCAGCGCGAGCCTGGACCCCAGCTCCTCGCAGATGCTGTGGATCATCGACATCTACGGCTTCACCATCGCCGGGTTCCTCGTCACCATGGGCACCCTCGGCGACCGCATCGGCCGCCGCAAGCTGCTCGTCATCGGCGCGGCCGTCTTCGGACTCGCCTCGGTGGCCGCCGCCTACGCCACGAGCCCGGCGACGCTCATCGCGGCACGCGCCGCCCTCGGGGTCGCCGGCGCCACGCTCATGCCGTCGACCCTCGCCCTGATCAGCAACATGTTCCGCGACGCGAAGCAGCGCGGCGTGGCGATCGCGGTCTGGGTGACGATGTTCTCCCTCGGGATCGCGATCGGCCCGGTCGTCGGCGGCGCCCTGCTCGAATACTTCTGGTGGGGCTCGGTCTTCCTCCTCGGCGTGCCGGTCATGCTGGTCCTGCTGGTGGCCGCGCCGCTGCTGCTGCCCGAGTACCGCGACCCGGAGGCCGGCCGTGTCGACCTGACCAGCGTGGCGCTGTCCCTGGCCGCGATCCTTCCGGTGGTCTACGGGATCAAGGAGCTGGCGGCCGGCAACGGCGTCCCGGTGCCCGTCGCCGCGATCGTCGTGGGGGCGGCGCTCGGCTGGGTGTTCGTCCGCAGGCAGCGCACCCTGGAGAGCCCGCTGCTCGACCTGCGGCTGTTCCGGAACCGCACGTTCGCCACCTCGCTCGTGGCGCTGTTCCTCAGCATGTTCGTGGCGGGCGGCACGTACCTGTTCGTCACGCAGTACCTCCAGCTCGTCGCGGGCCGCTCCCCGATGTCGGCCGGACTGTGGCTGCTCCCCGCGGCCTTCGCGCTCATCGTGACCTCGATGCTCGCCCCGGTCGCCACCACCTGGCTGCGCCCCTCGTACGTCGTGGGTGTCGGACTGCTCGTCTCGGCGGCCGGCCACCTCACGCTGAGCCTCGCCGACAGCACGTCGGGCGTGACCCAGGTCGTGACGGGCTTCCTCCTGGTGTACGCGGGCGGAGGCCCCCTGATCGCCCTCGGCACCGACCTCGTGGTCGGGTCCGCGCCGCCCGAGCAGGCGGGCTCGGCCTCCTCGCTGTCCGAGACGAGTACGGAGCTGGGCATGGCGCTCGGCGTCGCCGTCCTCGGCAGCCTCGGCACGGCCGTCTACCGCGCCGAGCTGACCGTGCCGGGCGGCGTCCCCGCCCGGGCGGCCGACGCCTCCGAGGACACCCTCGCCGGGGCGGTCGAGCACGCGCGGGGCCTGTCCGGCGACCTCGGCCCGGCGCTGCTCGCCGAGGCGCGTGACGCGTTCACGAGCGGGCTGAACGCCATCGCGATCGTGGGGGCCGTGCTGGCCCTCGGCACGGCCGTGCTGGTGGCGGCGGTCATCAGGACGCCCGCCTCGGGCGGCGGCGAGGCCCCGGAGCCGGGCGGGGACGCGCCGTCCGGCGTGCCGGCGCAGGCCAAGGCGCAGGACGGCAGCCTCACTTCCTGA
- a CDS encoding VOC family protein: protein MSAPSVTSFYPVICSEHLPESLEFYTTLFGFEKTFASDWYVSLRRPEPPFYELALLDASHPTMPAAYRRPAQGLLLNLEVDDVDAEHARLVDRAGLTPVLPLRSEDFGQRHFIVADPDGVLVDIITPIEPAPEFAAAFAAAEGADAPDDGAADRT, encoded by the coding sequence ATGAGCGCCCCCAGCGTGACCAGCTTCTATCCGGTGATCTGTAGCGAACACCTGCCGGAGTCCCTGGAGTTCTACACGACCCTGTTCGGCTTCGAGAAGACGTTCGCCTCGGACTGGTACGTGAGCCTGCGCCGCCCCGAGCCGCCGTTCTACGAGCTGGCGCTGCTCGACGCGAGCCATCCGACCATGCCGGCCGCCTACCGCAGGCCCGCGCAGGGCCTGTTGCTCAACCTGGAGGTGGACGACGTGGACGCCGAGCACGCCCGCCTGGTCGACCGGGCCGGCCTGACGCCGGTCCTCCCGCTGCGCAGCGAGGACTTCGGGCAGCGGCACTTCATCGTGGCCGACCCGGACGGCGTCCTCGTCGACATCATCACGCCCATCGAGCCGGCGCCCGAGTTCGCCGCGGCCTTCGCCGCCGCCGAGGGAGCCGACGCGCCGGACGACGGCGCCGCCGACCGTACGTAA